DNA sequence from the Teretinema zuelzerae genome:
GAAAAAGATCAGTGATCGCAGGCGTTCGCTCCGGTAATCAGCATGCCGGAAAGGAACTGGTTCACGATCTCGTCGGAGGCTCCCGGCTGGGCTCCGGTTATGACGACGATGCCGCGTTCGGTGAACAGGTCGCGCGCCCGATTTCCCATGCCGCCTGCGATAATGTGGGTGATGCCCTTTTCTCCCAGAAAGCGGGGCAAAAGACCCGGCTCATGGGGAGGGG
Encoded proteins:
- a CDS encoding NifB/NifX family molybdenum-iron cluster-binding protein, which gives rise to MRIAVPVAEGRLNLHFGHCAGFDVFEVSADKKASGKSYIEAPPHEPGLLPRFLGEKGITHIIAGGMGNRARDLFTERGIVVITGAQPGASDEIVNQFLSGMLITGANACDH